The following are from one region of the Magallana gigas chromosome 4, xbMagGiga1.1, whole genome shotgun sequence genome:
- the LOC105348314 gene encoding inactive histone-lysine N-methyltransferase 2E isoform X6, with translation MLMPPLAPLTPDKGHIEVEDVGSSAGLPITPPEMVPPKEADDDSITRCICDFVHDDGYMICCDKCSVWQHIDCMGVDRNNIPESYFCELCEPRPLDRESARLIQLKKKEFLDTLTDSSATDTDPEEEANRQLSQQQQQQGGVDLLGAKKLKTKKQRNKSGNNNTNNGNKMSELKQRKNNRKEKRDIKKEKENKDANKKHQRVINKDTSAGLKTKKMKLEKNKKPGLSLVINENAQQDPWDSSFSPWVDKYEEVIENRYSQDILNSFLAKKINGVYPPESKGLGGNPRVQLCHVTEVNKNRKGLEATETIGEGEAVVEYIGEVMYKDQFNKESFYKRLNPFVLFYSKYDDMDICIDATSYGNIARFIRRSCKANAEVSHVVQNGCVNFYVYSTKVIPRGSEITIPYDYNYKDCTYCVECACLRNNCPVAKFFKKRMNSNIKKDKSPQRLPKLPVKSPIKIHIKSPVKKSPEELSPPESVADVKSPTTEIPEQVVSVSVRKSKKVSKVEPVEQMDNNSMSGDLMEASPRSDDEETGQINPNAPMSESAASHHKMTREERKMEAIMKAFEKLEKREERRNQALSRMERKSTDTRKEEKPAEKVEKIPVKKEEKKEKPPQKETRSRKKEEEAVIEVPQDPLPPMEMESTPEESVPPEVAPVVEQQPALVKETRPRPKTRRAKRVSSRRRNRAGSGNAVSEPSLSVDAADESSIVPQPAPPTMPNSCPNTPLVTTDTANVPPSFRFLKTKKHLMNEWLHEKSQDVVTATSSPAKTEPLEVKVEDDTMFVTCLPSPRNAMEHLRRNSHSSGSFRPVINVESSIGSAKKRWLRQAMIEKPKSDSGSNSPNTTGGTNVIGGGNTTGGGNASPGMPSPGASPPGDFVTPLKKRRMARESVDGPQSAGPSTSSPLLAPTVSQFGELEGQPTEVAQEENKPFFPNYTPSVKMEIPKKRAFVSPRDLRKASIRDSMESEVSDSSVTVSSRLSVDQSSDSEHEQTLCPQKVTGSNSIIHSELVSMEDRTSGIDQSLLSDTSHTCEVTNSSAEEDHSLSCGGQEEGEKLDSTSDSVQRPVGLNIVEEDENVSSGQQARPSVVEEEEEEVEVEDESVSVDMDVGAVDSTEDQQKNSTTRRSVCDSTSRSDTCSIGSSSRVDSANISVVEDSCSTSNMEDVCRPSSMASQSEASVSVVEPQCVDSSTDMLSPQTQEVSMEVDELPEESHSPQEVSTVEERPAGVDSSVDSSSDQQGGSRNSGGGGVSSSSELQLEDSLVESTHLSEGISVSSSAVVTSDHSVTENDMVDSSVSDRFEITVEAELVNLSDIGQNAVDNTVSSNQGSSFSGVRQSEELCSTSTFHEEMGSEVHVEDDGSRSDSITVTTPSELSASPADSEPAQGTSTMEPESEPVPAKKKVSLLEYRKRLKEKGPTSTSPSTSSLSSLSSSSVPRPSSTSSQSPSFNVHTRLPSLPSLPLFDTSPSKDSSAQNHRQFKSSSDLIRRKSTEAPKREKPLSLAERLKKEFGFEDSEDESGKDERSRLRKSSHDMPPPPPPPPSAGVGSQPYEAVPEPPPPPHQPPQQSGGNFKAPMVGGYSVQPPQAPHSMHGENPHRLPSPGLVPVPPMVPPPPQGQHGGSLLMPPPPGQLPPLMNHGGPPPQPVPPPGPVPPPSNGPLGSQMGQAPPVVGKKIPSLMSIPSYHTKGRGGSNHTQGGSNAANLAQPVNGHHDQNQQPYGSKPGLPPHIQQPFTSVAPPANFAHPPPQPVQAPYSSAPPNQQYPPPPQALSQPPYPSQQQQQGQHFMPTPSHPSHYQTPPPPPQPQTPTGQYVPAPSPSPGGYHSTQHQGAGAPYSQGGVGSYNSYQTSPYQQPPPPPAPNGHQLRDYNHSYKNSHDSEQQSHYNHSPKNYHGSSSSSHRQKSKKSKHRKSGSSRSSYSDYH, from the exons ATGCTGATGCCACCCCTGGCCCCTCTCACCCCCGACAAAGGCCACATAGAGGTAGAGGATGTGGGTAGCAGTGCCGGGCTCCCCATCACCCCGCCCGAGATGGTCCCCCCCAAGGAGGCGGATGATGACAGCATCACCAGGTGTATCTGTGACTTTGTGCACGACGATGGCTACATGATATGCTGTGACAAGTGCAG TGTGTGGCAGCACATTGACTGTATGGGGGTGGACAGGAACAATATCCCCGAGTCTTACTTCTGTGAACTGTGTGAGCCCCGCCCCCTGGACCGAGAGTCGGCGCGACTGATACAGCTGAAGAAGAAAGAGTTCCTCGACACTCTGACAG ACTCGAGTGCCACAGACACAGACCCAGAGGAGGAAGCCAACAGACAGCTGTCTCAGCAGCAGCAGCAACAGGGAGGGGTGGATCTCTTGGGGGCCAAAAAACTCAAGACCAAAAAACAGCGCAACAAGTCAGGCAACAACAACACCAACAATGGCAACAAGATGTCGGAGCTCAAACAACGCAAAAACAACAGGAAAGAGAAGCGTGACATCAAGAAGGAGAAGGAGAATAAAGACGCAAACAAGAAACACCAAAGA GTTATAAATAAAGATACATCTGCAGgattgaaaacaaagaaaatgaag TTGGAGAAAAACAAGAAGCCTGGACTGTCGCTGGTGATTAACGAGAATGCACAGCAGGATCCGTGGGACAGCTCCTTTAG CCCCTGGGTGGACAAGTATGAAGAGGTGATCGAGAACCGCTACTCCCAGGATATCCTCAACTCCTTCCTAGCCAAGAAGATCAATGGTGTTTAT CCCCCAGAAAGTAAAGGGTTAGGTGGGAACCCAAGGGTACAACTGTGTCATGTGACAGAAGTCAACAAAAACAGAAAG ggCTTGGAGGCGACTGAGACAATAGGAGAAGGGGAGGCTGTTGTGGAGTACATAGGAGAAGTCATGTATAAAGACCAGTTTAACAAGGAGAGCTTCTATAAACG attAAATCCATTTGTGTTGTTTTACTCTAAATATGATGATATGGATATTTGTATTGATGCCACGTCCTATGGGAATATTGCACGCTTCATTCGGCGATCTTGTAAAGCTAATGCAGAG GTGAGCCATGTGGTACAGAATGGTTGTGTGAATTTCTATGTATACTCCACCAAGGTGATTCCCCGGGGGTCAGAGATCACCATCCCCTACGACTATAATTACAAGGACTG CACCTACTGTGTGGAATGTGCCTGTTTGAGAAATAACTGCCCTGTTGCCAAGTTCTTTAAAAAGAGGATGAACTCCAACATCAA aaaagacAAATCCCCTCAGAGATTGCCAAAACTTCCTGTGAAATCACCGATTAAAATCCACATCAAATCTCCTGTCAAAAAGTCGCCAGAGGAGTTATCTCCCCCTGAAAGTGTTGCAGATGTTAAATCACCCACTACTGAAATACCAGAACAAGTGGTGAGCGTTAGTGTCAGGAAAAGTAAAAAA GTATCTAAAGTGGAACCTGTTGAACAAATGGACAATAATTCCATGTCTGGAGATTTAATGGAGGCTTCCCCAAGGTCAGACGATGAGGAAACGGGTCAAATTAACCCTAATGCACCAATGTCGGAGTCAGCTGCCTCACATcataaaatg ACAAGAGAAGAAAGGAAGATGGAAGCCATCATGAAGGCATTTGAGAAATTGGAGAAGCGAGAGGAGAGAAGGAATCAGGCACTGAGCCGAATGGAGAGGAAAAGTACAGACACCCGCAAAGAGGAGAAG CCTGCTGAAAAGGTGGAGAAAATACCCGtaaagaaagaagaaaagaaagagaAGCCACCTCAGAAAGAGACCCGGTCCAGAAAGAAGGAGGAGGAGGCGGTCATTGAGGTCCCACAGGATCCTCTACCCCCCATGGAGATGGAGTCCACCCCAGAGGAAAGTGTCCCCCCTGAGGTGGCACCAGTTGTTGAACAACAGCCTGCTCTTGTCAAGGAGACAAGACCCAGGCCAAAAAC GAGGAGAGCAAAACGAGTGTCCTCCAGAAG AAGGAACCGAGCTGGTAGTGGTAATGCTGTGTCTGAGCCGTCGCTGTCAGTGGACGCGGCCGATGAGAGCTCCATCGTCCCCCAGCCAGCCCCTCCCACCATGCCTAACAGCTGTCCCAACACCCCACTGGTCACCACCGACACAGCCAACGTACCCCCATCCTTCAGATTCCTCAAAACCAAAAAG CACCTGATGAATGAGTGGTTGCATGAAAAGAGCCAGGATGTTGTGACGGCGACGTCGTCCCCGGCCAAGACGGAGCCCCTGGAGGTGAAGGTCGAGGACGACACAATGTTTGTGACGTGTCTCCCGAGCCCACGGAATGCCATGGAACATCTCCGACGGAACAGTCACAGCTCCGGATCCTTCCGTCCAGTTATCAATGTAGAGAGCAGTATCGGATCGGCCAAAAAG CGTTGGTTGCGACAGGCCATGATTGAGAAGCCCAAGTCGGATAGTGGATCCAACTCTCCCAACACAACCGGGGGAACCAACGTGATAGGGGGAGGTAACACGACGGGGGGAGGTAATGCCAGCCCAGGAATGCCCAGCCCAGGGGCCTCACCTCCTGGAG ACTTTGTTACCCCTCTTAAGAAAAGGAGGATGGCAAGAGAGTCAGTGGATGGTCCCCAGAGTGCGGGCCCCTCTACTTCTTCCCCATTGTTGGCCCCTACGGTCAGTCAGTTTGGAGAATTGGAGGGACAACCCACGGAGGTTGCCCAGGAAGAGAACAAACCTTTTTTTCCAAACTACACCCCCAGTGTAAAG atggaGATTCCGAAGAAGAGAGCCTTCGTGAGTCCCCGAGATTTACGGAAAGCCAGTATTCGTGATTCTATGGAGAGTGAAGTGTCCGACTCCTCAGTGACTGTCTCCTCGCGACTGTCCGTCGATCAGTCTTCGGACTCAGAACATGAACAGACTCTGTGTCCTCAGAAAGTTACGGGTAGTAATAGTATAATTCATAGTGAACTGGTCAGCATGGAAGATCGGACTTCTGGGATAGACCAGTCGTTACTGAGTGACACCAGTCACACGTGTGAAGTGACCAACAGTTCAGCAGAGGAGGATCATAGCTTAAGCTGTGGAGGGCAGGAGGAGGGGGAGAAACTGGATTCAACCAGTGATTCTGTTCAGAGACCTGTAGGACTAAACATCGTGGAGGAAGACGAAAATGTTTCCAGTGGGCAGCAAGCAAGACCCTCAGTGGTGGAAGAGGAGGAAGAAGAGGTGGAGGTGGAGGATGAAAGTGTTTCTGTGGACATGGATGTAGGTGCAGTGGACAGTACGGAAGATCAGCAGAAGAATTCAACAACCAGGAGAAGTGTGTGTGATAGTACATCTCGCTCGGATACTTGTAGCATTGGAAGCTCATCAAGGGTTGACTCAGCAAATATCAGTGTCGTGGAGGATTCTTGTAGTACTTCTAACATGGAAGATGTGTGTCGACCATCTTCCATGGCATCGCAATCCGAGGCTAGTGTTAGTGTAGTGGAACCCCAGTGTGTGGACAGCAGTACTGACATGCTATCCCCACAGACCCAGGAAGTCAGCATGGAAGTGGATGAACTCCCAGAGGAGAGCCACTCTCCACAAGAAGTGTCCACAGTGGAAGAGAGGCCAGCAGGAGTGGACAGTAGTGTGGATAGTAGCAGTGACCAGCAGGGAGGCAGCAGGAACTCAGGGGGAGGCGGGGTCAGCAGTAGCAGTGAGCTACAGCTGGAGGATTCTCTTGTGGAGTCCACCCACTTGTCTGAGGGAATCAGTGTCTCTTCCTCTGCGGTCGTGACCTCAGATCATTCTGTGACGGAAAACGACATGGTGGATAGTTCTGTGTCGGATAGATTCGAGATCACAGTGGAGGCAGAATTAGTGAACTTGTCGGATATTGGTCAGAATGCGGTAGACAATACTGTGTCGTCTAATCAGGGTAGTAGTTTTTCCGGGGTTAGGCAGTCTGAGGAACTCTGTTCTACCTCCACCTTTCACGAGGAGATGGGGTCAGAAGTTCATGTGGAGGATGATGGTTCAAGGTCAGACTCTATCACTGTGACCACACCATCAGAGCTGTCCGCCTCCCCAGCAGACTCTGAACCAGCCCAGGGTACCAGCACCATGGAGCCTGAATCAGAACCAGTCCCGGCTAAAAAAAAG GTCAGTCTGCTGGAGTACAGAAAAAGATTAAAGGAAAAAGGACCCACTAGTACATCACCGTCTACTTCATCACTATCTTcgttatcatcatcatcagttCCACGGCCCTCATCAACATCATCACAAAGTCCCTCATTCAATGTACACACCCGTCTCCCATCCCTACCATCTCTGCCATTGTTTGACACATCTCCATCCAAAGACTCTTCAGCGCAAAATCATCGTCAGTTCAAAA GTTCGTCTGATCTCATAAGACGCAAGTCGACTGAGGCCCCAAAGAGGGAGAAGCCTCTTAGCCTTGCTGAGAGGCTCAAAAAGGAGTTTGGATTTGAGGATTCAGAGGATGAGAGTGGCAAAGATG AGAGAAGCCGCTTGAGGAAGTCATCACATGACATGCCCCctcctccccctcccccaccctcCGCGGGGGTGGGCTCCCAGCCATATG AAGCTGTTCCAGAGCCTCCACCTCCCCCTCATCAGCCTCCACAGCAATCTGGCGGGAACTTCAAGGCCCCCATGGTGGGGGGATACAGCGTCCAGCCTCCTCAGGCACCCCACTCCATGCATGGGGAAAACCCACACAGACTACCCTCCCCAGGACTGGTGCCAGTGCCCCCCATGGTTCCCCCTCCCCCTCAGGGGCAACACGGAGGAAGTCTGCTGATGCCTCCACCTCCAGGACAACTGCCACCCCTGATGAACCATGGTGGACCCCCACCCCAGCCTGTGCCCCCACCAGGCCCGGTGCCACCGCCGTCTAATGGGCCACTGGGCAGTCAGATGGGACAGGCACCACCTGTTGTTGGGAAGAAGATCCCCTCCCTGATGTCCATACCTTCCTATCACACAAAGGGCCGGGGAGGAAGTAACCACACCCAGGGAGGAAGTAACGCAGCCAACCTGGCCCAGCCTGTTAATGGACACCATGACCAGAACCAGCAGCCGTATGGGTCCAAGCCTG GCCTGCCACCACACATTCAACAACCATTCACCAGTGTGGCTCCACCTGCAAACTTTGCACACCCTCCTCCTCAGCCAGTGCAGGCCCCATATTCTTCAGCACCGCCAAACCAGCagtacccccctccccctcagGCCTTGTCCCAGCCGCCCTACCCCTCACAACAGCAGCAACAGGGACAGCATTTCATGCCCACACCCTCCCATCCAAGTCACTATCAGactcccccaccccctccccagCCCCAAACACCAACCGGTCAGTATGTACCCGCACCGAGCCCATCACCAGGAGGATACCACTCAACTCAACACCAGGGGGCAGGGGCTCCGTACAGCCAGGGGGGCGTGGGGTCGTACAACAGCTACCAGACCTCTCCATATCAacaaccccctcccccacccgcCCCAAATGGCCATCAGCTGAGAGACTATAACCACAGTTATAAGAACTCGCATGACTCGGAACAGCAATCCCATTACAATCACTCGCCTAAGAACTATCATGGGTCGTCCTCCTCATCACATCGACAGAAGTCGAAGAAGTCCAAGCATCGGAAGTCGGGAAGCTCCAGGTCGTCTTACTCGGACTATCACTGA